One genomic region from Candidatus Cetobacterium colombiensis encodes:
- a CDS encoding methylated-DNA--[protein]-cysteine S-methyltransferase, producing MKNIMPGYFYIFDTSFGLLKIEEIDNEIVKIELNNPTSNRTFKLTEILEKAYKEINDFIKGKRKSFTFKINPSGTEFQKSVWNALLNIPYGEVKSYKDIAIAIGNPKACRAVGMANNKNPIPIVIPCHRVIGSNGKLTGYAYGLSLKEHLLNLEKTKGTK from the coding sequence ATGAAAAATATTATGCCAGGTTATTTTTATATTTTTGATACTTCATTTGGCTTACTAAAAATCGAAGAAATCGATAATGAAATTGTTAAAATTGAGCTTAATAACCCTACTTCAAATAGAACTTTTAAACTAACTGAAATTTTAGAAAAAGCATATAAAGAGATTAATGATTTTATAAAAGGTAAAAGAAAAAGTTTTACTTTTAAAATCAATCCCTCTGGAACAGAGTTTCAAAAATCTGTTTGGAATGCTCTTCTTAATATTCCATATGGTGAAGTAAAATCATATAAAGATATAGCAATTGCTATTGGAAATCCAAAAGCTTGCCGTGCTGTTGGAATGGCTAACAATAAAAATCCTATTCCTATTGTTATCCCTTGCCATAGAGTTATTGGATCTAACGGTAAATTAACTGGATATGCTTATGGACTTTCTTTAAAAGAACATCTTTTAAATCTAGAAAAAACTAAAGGTACAAAATAA
- a CDS encoding TonB-dependent receptor: MKKKFCVAGLLLASTLALGEEKSIKLEESVITSENTETTVADIPKNITVLTGEEISQRGAKSVAEALKLVSSVVVKEMGGADAAFDMRGQGATAKSNVIVLVDGAPINSIDLSGYQTSNIAVDNIERIEVIPSGGSVLYGDGAIGGTINIVTKAPENKLNYGSLNTEIGSYGLKKQHLTYGTKLGEKLLVEVDYLKKEKDGYRDYEKDDLENFGFRTRYKLDKGEVKFKYNYSKNKFRAPGSLNELEVEEDRTQSNSNVWRIDGKTEKNNFAGDYVYNINSELEFKLLGTYAHESYSSNGSNYKTEIKYVKPQLKYTYLKESYLVFGGDLYKGETKDFAYGKGKSEKNSLGGFLINSSTINNFRFTQGYRRQNIEYKGDKLSNKKFKEDAIELTGSYLYSDSGSTYVGYTKGFRTPNTDEINAWDGEFKPQKSETYEIGVKDFVGNTYVSSSLFYIETENEIFYGINENGDAKKNRNLNGTSKRKGIEFSLEHYFDKLTISESVTYMKTEFKKGKDIPGIPNVKGVLNLNYKFNEKLSFNNSWEYYGNSFANGDEENKGKKVDDYFLSNLTAMYDFQDGLIITVGVNNLFDEKYYNYVGYSSKGFSYYPAAERNYYVGFKYSF; the protein is encoded by the coding sequence ATGAAGAAAAAGTTTTGTGTTGCAGGATTACTTCTTGCATCAACTTTAGCATTGGGAGAGGAAAAAAGTATAAAGCTAGAAGAGAGTGTAATAACTAGTGAAAATACAGAGACGACAGTAGCGGATATTCCTAAAAATATAACTGTTTTAACAGGGGAAGAGATTTCTCAAAGGGGAGCTAAATCAGTAGCTGAAGCTTTAAAATTAGTATCAAGTGTTGTTGTAAAAGAAATGGGGGGAGCTGATGCTGCTTTTGATATGAGAGGTCAGGGAGCAACGGCAAAATCTAACGTAATAGTGTTAGTAGATGGAGCCCCAATAAATTCAATAGATTTATCAGGATATCAGACTAGTAATATAGCTGTTGATAATATTGAGAGAATTGAAGTAATTCCTTCAGGAGGATCAGTATTGTATGGAGATGGAGCTATAGGTGGAACAATAAATATTGTAACAAAAGCTCCTGAAAATAAATTAAACTATGGAAGTTTAAATACTGAGATAGGTTCATATGGATTAAAAAAGCAACATTTAACATATGGAACTAAGTTAGGAGAGAAACTTCTTGTGGAAGTTGATTATTTAAAAAAAGAAAAAGATGGATATAGAGATTATGAAAAAGATGATTTAGAAAATTTTGGATTTAGAACTAGATATAAATTAGATAAAGGTGAGGTAAAATTTAAATATAACTATTCTAAAAATAAGTTTAGAGCTCCAGGATCTTTAAATGAATTAGAGGTAGAAGAAGATAGAACGCAATCAAATTCAAATGTTTGGAGAATAGATGGAAAGACAGAAAAAAATAATTTTGCAGGAGACTATGTATATAATATAAATTCAGAATTAGAATTTAAACTATTAGGAACATATGCCCATGAAAGTTATTCATCAAATGGTAGTAATTATAAAACAGAAATAAAATACGTAAAACCACAACTTAAATACACTTACTTAAAAGAAAGTTATTTAGTTTTCGGTGGAGATTTATATAAAGGAGAAACTAAAGATTTTGCTTACGGAAAAGGAAAGTCAGAAAAGAACTCTTTAGGAGGATTTTTAATAAATAGCTCTACAATAAATAATTTTAGATTTACTCAAGGGTATAGAAGACAAAATATAGAGTATAAAGGAGATAAATTATCAAATAAAAAATTTAAAGAGGATGCAATAGAGTTAACAGGAAGTTATCTATATTCAGATTCAGGATCAACATACGTAGGTTATACAAAAGGATTTAGAACTCCTAACACAGATGAGATAAATGCTTGGGATGGGGAGTTTAAACCACAAAAAAGTGAAACTTACGAAATTGGAGTGAAAGATTTTGTAGGAAATACTTATGTTTCTTCATCTTTATTTTATATAGAAACAGAAAATGAAATTTTCTATGGTATAAACGAAAATGGAGATGCAAAGAAGAATAGGAATCTAAATGGAACAAGTAAAAGAAAAGGAATTGAATTTTCATTGGAACACTACTTTGATAAGTTAACAATTTCAGAATCGGTTACTTATATGAAAACAGAGTTTAAAAAAGGAAAGGATATTCCTGGAATTCCAAATGTAAAGGGAGTATTAAATTTAAATTATAAATTTAATGAGAAATTAAGTTTCAATAACTCATGGGAATATTATGGTAATTCTTTTGCCAATGGTGATGAGGAAAATAAAGGCAAAAAAGTAGATGATTATTTTTTATCAAATTTAACAGCAATGTATGATTTCCAAGATGGATTAATTATAACAGTGGGAGTAAATAATTTATTTGATGAAAAATACTATAACTACGTAGGATATAGTAGTAAGGGATTTAGTTATTATCCAGCAGCGGAGAGAAACTATTATGTAGGATTTAAATATAGTTTTTAA
- the uvrB gene encoding excinuclease ABC subunit UvrB → MFKLNSKYIPTGDQPEAIKKLVNGLEEGVKDQTLLGVTGSGKTFTIANIIKESNRPALILAPNKTLAAQLFSEYRSFFPENAVEYFVSYYDYYQPEAYIATTDTYIEKDSSINDEIDKFRNAATAALINRKDVVIVASVSAIYGLGSPETYKRLTIAIDKKTGYSRKKLIAKLIELRYERNDVAFERGKFRVKGDVLDIYPSYMENGYRIEFWGDEIEDISEINTLTGQKVKKNLERIAISPATHYVTEEGEQEGIIESIKKDLKKEVKDFEENGKLLEAQRLKQRTDYDLEMIREVGYCKGIENYSRYLTHKNPGDKPATLMDYFPKDFVVYIDESHIGVPQIRGMYNGDRARKLSLVENGFRLKSALDNRPLTFEEFRENCGQTIFVSATPGDFEIEKSKNHIAEQLIRPTGILDPIIDVKETKNQVDDLLDEIRKNVLKKERVLITTLTKKMAEELTEYYITLGVKVKYMHSDIDTLERIEIIKGLRKGEFDVLVGINLLREGLDIPEVSLVAILEADKEGFLRSKRSLVQTIGRAARNVDGRVILYGDKITDSMKYAIDETNRRRKKQKKYNVLNGVEPKTIYREVSESVFNWEVEEEKIIETKHFTSKEDIEKEINNLVKEIKKLSEELNFEKAIEKRDEMNKLKLMLLEM, encoded by the coding sequence ATGTTTAAATTAAATTCAAAATATATTCCAACAGGAGATCAACCAGAAGCAATAAAAAAATTAGTAAATGGATTAGAAGAAGGAGTAAAAGATCAAACTTTGTTAGGTGTGACAGGATCGGGAAAAACATTTACAATAGCTAACATAATAAAAGAAAGTAATAGGCCTGCATTGATATTAGCTCCAAATAAAACTTTAGCAGCTCAATTGTTTTCAGAATACAGAAGCTTTTTTCCTGAAAATGCAGTAGAATATTTTGTTTCATATTATGATTATTATCAACCAGAGGCTTATATAGCAACAACAGATACATATATAGAAAAAGATTCATCTATAAATGATGAAATAGATAAATTTAGAAATGCTGCAACTGCAGCTTTAATAAATAGAAAAGATGTTGTTATAGTAGCTTCAGTTTCAGCTATTTATGGTTTAGGATCTCCAGAAACTTATAAAAGATTAACAATAGCAATTGATAAAAAAACAGGATATAGTAGAAAAAAATTAATTGCTAAATTGATAGAATTAAGATATGAAAGAAATGATGTGGCTTTCGAAAGAGGTAAGTTTAGGGTTAAAGGAGATGTTTTAGATATATATCCATCATATATGGAGAATGGATATAGAATAGAATTTTGGGGAGATGAAATTGAAGATATCTCTGAAATAAATACTTTAACAGGGCAAAAAGTTAAGAAAAATTTAGAAAGAATAGCAATTTCCCCAGCTACTCATTACGTAACTGAAGAGGGAGAACAAGAAGGAATAATTGAAAGTATAAAAAAAGATTTAAAAAAAGAAGTCAAAGATTTTGAGGAAAATGGAAAACTTTTAGAAGCTCAAAGACTTAAACAAAGAACAGATTATGATTTGGAAATGATTAGAGAAGTGGGATATTGTAAAGGAATAGAAAATTATTCAAGATATTTAACGCATAAAAACCCAGGGGATAAACCTGCAACATTGATGGATTATTTTCCAAAAGATTTTGTTGTTTATATTGATGAATCTCATATTGGAGTTCCGCAAATAAGAGGAATGTATAATGGTGATAGAGCAAGAAAATTATCTCTTGTTGAAAATGGATTTAGATTAAAATCAGCTTTAGATAATAGACCGCTGACTTTTGAAGAGTTTAGAGAAAATTGTGGTCAAACAATCTTTGTTTCTGCAACTCCAGGAGATTTTGAAATTGAAAAATCTAAGAATCATATAGCAGAACAACTAATCAGACCTACTGGAATTTTAGACCCTATTATTGATGTAAAAGAGACAAAAAACCAAGTAGATGATTTATTAGATGAAATAAGAAAAAATGTATTGAAAAAAGAGAGAGTTTTAATAACTACTTTGACTAAAAAAATGGCTGAGGAATTAACAGAATATTATATAACTTTAGGAGTTAAAGTAAAGTACATGCATTCAGATATTGACACTTTAGAAAGAATCGAAATAATAAAAGGATTGAGAAAAGGTGAGTTTGATGTACTTGTTGGAATTAACTTGTTAAGAGAAGGGTTGGATATTCCAGAAGTTTCTTTGGTCGCTATTTTAGAAGCAGATAAAGAAGGATTTTTAAGAAGTAAAAGATCCCTTGTTCAGACAATAGGAAGAGCTGCTAGAAATGTTGATGGAAGAGTTATACTTTACGGAGATAAAATTACAGATTCTATGAAATACGCTATTGATGAAACAAATAGAAGAAGAAAGAAGCAAAAAAAATATAATGTTTTAAATGGTGTTGAACCTAAAACAATATACAGAGAAGTTTCAGAATCTGTTTTTAATTGGGAAGTTGAAGAAGAAAAAATTATTGAAACAAAGCATTTTACAAGTAAAGAAGATATTGAAAAAGAAATAAATAATTTAGTTAAAGAAATAAAGAAATTATCTGAGGAATTAAATTTTGAAAAAGCTATAGAAAAAAGAGACGAAATGAACAAATTGAAATTAATGTTGTTAGAGATGTAG
- a CDS encoding tRNA1(Val) (adenine(37)-N6)-methyltransferase: MIFENEDIANICEGYTLIQKKDGFRFGTDAVLLANFFNGKKNAKILEIGTGNGIIPVLLCAKDKVSKIKAVEIQKEIAELAIRNVKRNKLEEKVEVVNMDIKDIQEGNTYDYIISNPPYMVVDGKEINDKDIKSIARHEIKLNLKEFVANAKRLLKPRGELFMVHKSYRFLEISQELVKYGFSVKRVKFVHYSRDKDSSIVLIEASKGRKNILKIETPIFLNDN, from the coding sequence ATGATTTTTGAAAATGAGGATATAGCTAATATTTGTGAAGGGTACACTTTAATTCAAAAAAAAGATGGTTTTAGATTTGGAACAGATGCAGTGCTATTAGCTAATTTCTTTAATGGAAAGAAAAATGCTAAAATATTGGAGATAGGAACAGGAAATGGAATAATTCCAGTATTATTGTGTGCTAAAGATAAAGTTTCTAAAATAAAAGCTGTAGAAATTCAAAAAGAAATAGCAGAGTTAGCAATTAGAAATGTAAAAAGAAATAAATTAGAAGAAAAAGTAGAAGTTGTAAACATGGATATAAAAGATATTCAAGAGGGGAATACTTATGATTATATAATTTCAAATCCTCCTTATATGGTAGTAGATGGAAAAGAAATTAATGATAAAGATATAAAAAGTATAGCAAGACATGAGATAAAGTTAAATTTAAAAGAGTTTGTAGCTAATGCCAAAAGGTTATTAAAACCAAGAGGTGAATTATTTATGGTACATAAAAGTTATAGATTTTTAGAAATTTCACAAGAACTTGTTAAATATGGATTTTCAGTTAAGAGGGTAAAGTTTGTTCATTATTCTAGAGATAAAGATTCAAGTATTGTTTTAATTGAAGCTAGTAAGGGGAGAAAAAATATATTAAAAATTGAAACTCCAATTTTTTTAAATGATAATTAA
- a CDS encoding tetratricopeptide repeat protein, with the protein MRKLVGILFLMLSFIAFCDQRPPYIKSLESQISREDDRDKAAILLKEYEKYFKSYINSISGNENQVFYLGDQYFRNRKYERAAQIFSSNIDSSRNLFGAGTSYRFIGDYNKAIDFYSVAISIEPSMKEAYLGRGLAYRNLGRYNKAVDDIQIYMNYTPTVEGFLALGDIYLAEKKIEKAREILQEGRRLYPQSKEISNMLTSTYSR; encoded by the coding sequence ATGAGGAAATTAGTAGGAATATTATTTTTGATGTTAAGTTTTATAGCTTTTTGTGATCAAAGGCCACCATATATCAAAAGCTTAGAGAGTCAAATATCAAGAGAAGATGATAGAGATAAAGCAGCAATTCTTTTAAAAGAATATGAAAAGTATTTTAAAAGCTATATAAATTCTATAAGTGGAAATGAAAATCAAGTTTTCTATTTAGGAGATCAATATTTTAGAAATAGAAAATATGAAAGAGCTGCTCAAATTTTCAGCAGTAATATAGATAGCTCAAGAAATCTTTTTGGTGCAGGAACAAGCTATAGATTTATAGGTGATTATAATAAAGCAATAGATTTTTATAGTGTAGCAATAAGTATTGAACCAAGTATGAAAGAGGCGTATTTAGGAAGAGGATTAGCGTATAGAAATTTAGGAAGATATAATAAAGCGGTGGATGATATTCAAATTTATATGAATTATACTCCTACAGTCGAAGGATTTTTAGCTTTAGGAGATATATATTTGGCTGAAAAAAAGATTGAAAAAGCTAGGGAAATATTACAAGAAGGAAGAAGATTATATCCTCAATCTAAAGAGATTAGTAACATGTTAACATCTACATATTCTAGATAA
- the xseA gene encoding exodeoxyribonuclease VII large subunit produces MDEKIYSVTEFNKMVKGYIEENSNFHEFFLKGELSGVTYYKSGHLYFTLKDSKSQIKCAAFNYAFKRIPDNLKEGDSVKIFGDIGFYETRGDFQVLVRHVQKEDKLGEMFAKLEKLKKDLEKQGMFSPLFKKQLPKYPKAIGVVTAYTGAAFHDIVNTTRKRFENVDIYIYSAKVQGIGAKEEIVKGIKTLNKIPEIDLIVAGRGGGSIEDLWAFNEEEVAKAFFQSEKPIISAVGHEIDNLLSDLVADVRAATPTQAIEIAIPVKKDIEKKLFEKEKQLKDSMSRIIKDKKYELQQLKNNYLLKNFIKTIDDKNQTLIIKEVKLQELIEKNMKNKKHQLEIRTEKIIALNPLGILKRGYSITISDEKIVRNSSEIKVGDKIETVLEKGKIISKVEEIN; encoded by the coding sequence ATGGATGAAAAAATTTATAGTGTAACAGAATTTAATAAAATGGTAAAAGGTTATATAGAAGAAAATTCTAATTTTCATGAATTTTTTTTAAAAGGTGAATTGTCAGGAGTAACTTATTATAAAAGTGGTCATCTTTATTTTACTTTAAAAGATAGCAAAAGTCAGATAAAGTGTGCAGCTTTTAATTATGCTTTTAAAAGAATTCCAGATAATTTAAAAGAGGGAGATTCTGTAAAAATTTTTGGTGATATAGGTTTTTATGAAACAAGAGGAGATTTTCAAGTTTTAGTAAGACATGTTCAAAAAGAAGATAAACTTGGAGAGATGTTTGCTAAATTAGAAAAATTAAAGAAGGATTTAGAAAAGCAAGGTATGTTTTCGCCGCTTTTTAAAAAGCAATTGCCAAAATATCCAAAAGCTATTGGGGTTGTGACAGCATATACAGGAGCAGCATTTCATGATATAGTAAATACAACTAGAAAAAGATTTGAAAATGTGGATATTTATATTTATTCTGCAAAAGTTCAAGGGATTGGAGCAAAAGAGGAGATTGTAAAAGGAATCAAAACTTTAAATAAAATTCCTGAAATAGATTTAATAGTAGCAGGTCGTGGTGGTGGAAGTATTGAAGATTTATGGGCTTTTAATGAAGAAGAAGTGGCTAAGGCTTTTTTTCAAAGTGAAAAACCAATAATTTCAGCTGTAGGTCATGAAATAGATAATTTATTATCAGATTTAGTAGCAGATGTAAGAGCAGCAACTCCAACTCAAGCTATAGAAATAGCAATCCCTGTAAAAAAAGATATTGAAAAGAAATTGTTTGAAAAAGAGAAGCAACTAAAAGATAGTATGAGTAGAATAATAAAAGATAAAAAATATGAACTTCAACAATTAAAAAATAATTATTTATTAAAAAACTTTATAAAAACAATAGATGATAAGAATCAAACTTTGATTATAAAAGAGGTTAAACTCCAGGAGCTAATTGAAAAAAATATGAAAAACAAAAAACATCAATTAGAAATACGTACTGAAAAAATTATAGCATTAAATCCATTGGGGATTTTAAAAAGAGGTTATAGTATAACAATAAGTGATGAAAAAATAGTAAGGAATTCTTCTGAAATTAAAGTCGGAGATAAAATTGAAACAGTGTTAGAAAAAGGTAAAATAATTAGTAAAGTAGAGGAGATTAATTAA
- a CDS encoding PSP1 domain-containing protein → MTQGNLDIDKNIKEENNEEIVSDPNKLYNILGVMFETTKKRYSFEIVDDVEYKKGDKVIVDTIRGKEIGIVYGGPMQLPERVLVLPLKPVVKKASEEEIQKYEVLRQEAKEAFKTCKERIAHHKLPMKLIETEYTFDKTKLIFYFTAEGRIDFRDLVKDLANIFKLRIELRQIGVRDEARILGNIGVCGKELCCRTFINKFDSVSIKMARDQGLVINPTKISGVCGRLLCCINYEYKQYEEALRVYPAVNQLVKTPKGDGKVTSISPLNGFLYVDVEGKGIMKILIDEIKFNKKEAKKLQNVLSTEELQHKVLEKE, encoded by the coding sequence ATGACACAAGGAAATTTAGATATAGATAAAAATATAAAAGAAGAAAACAATGAAGAAATAGTTTCAGATCCAAATAAACTATATAATATATTAGGAGTTATGTTTGAAACTACAAAGAAAAGATATAGCTTTGAAATTGTAGATGATGTAGAGTATAAAAAGGGCGATAAAGTAATAGTAGATACAATAAGAGGTAAGGAAATAGGAATTGTTTATGGTGGTCCAATGCAATTACCTGAGAGAGTGTTAGTGCTGCCTTTAAAACCAGTTGTAAAGAAAGCAAGTGAAGAAGAAATTCAAAAATATGAAGTACTTCGTCAAGAAGCTAAAGAAGCATTTAAAACATGCAAAGAAAGAATAGCTCATCACAAATTGCCAATGAAGTTAATAGAAACAGAATATACATTTGATAAAACAAAATTAATATTCTATTTTACTGCAGAAGGTAGAATAGACTTCAGAGATTTAGTAAAAGACTTAGCTAATATATTTAAGCTTAGAATAGAATTGAGACAAATAGGTGTTAGAGATGAAGCTAGGATACTTGGAAATATTGGTGTATGTGGAAAAGAACTTTGTTGTAGAACATTTATAAATAAATTTGATTCAGTATCAATAAAAATGGCAAGAGATCAAGGATTGGTAATTAATCCTACTAAAATTTCAGGTGTATGTGGAAGATTACTATGTTGTATAAATTATGAATATAAGCAATATGAAGAAGCATTAAGAGTTTATCCAGCTGTTAATCAATTAGTAAAAACTCCTAAAGGAGATGGAAAAGTAACAAGTATTAGTCCTTTAAATGGATTCTTATATGTTGATGTTGAAGGAAAAGGAATTATGAAAATTCTTATAGACGAGATAAAATTTAATAAAAAAGAAGCAAAGAAATTACAAAATGTTTTATCAACAGAGGAGCTACAGCATAAGGTTTTAGAAAAGGAGTAA
- a CDS encoding apurinic/apyrimidinic endonuclease family protein — MISFSFIPKNNEYSNFQEEYKILEQNGISGIETIVGNHLELDEYKKYPIIGVHLLYYPTWLEFWREEYEKVKEDFCDKDGILNYYGSLEKNILIKTFKDQFEKAKLLNSKYMVFHVSHVRPKDIFKFSFNYSSFEVLEETIKIINEVFKGDGPLLLFENLPWPGLTFKDYKLTKYFFQKINYKNKGFLMDLSHMICTDKTIKNFNEADEYILEKIKELKELKNYIYALHINGPEFNEYLLKDFSEYIKKWENGNRMEKFKIEWEHMKKLDSHSIYRGDLKRIFKELPNLKHINLELSFSSRKHLNYMILEQLKYIK, encoded by the coding sequence ATGATTAGCTTTAGTTTTATACCTAAAAATAATGAATATTCTAATTTTCAAGAAGAATATAAAATATTGGAACAAAATGGAATTTCTGGAATAGAGACGATAGTTGGAAATCATTTAGAATTAGATGAATATAAAAAATATCCGATAATTGGAGTCCATTTACTGTATTATCCAACGTGGTTAGAATTTTGGAGAGAGGAATATGAAAAAGTAAAAGAAGATTTTTGTGATAAAGATGGAATTTTAAATTATTATGGCTCTCTTGAAAAGAATATTTTAATAAAAACATTTAAAGATCAATTTGAAAAAGCGAAATTATTAAATTCAAAATATATGGTTTTTCACGTTTCACATGTTAGACCAAAAGATATCTTTAAATTTAGTTTTAATTATAGTTCTTTTGAAGTTTTAGAAGAAACAATAAAAATTATAAATGAAGTTTTTAAGGGAGATGGGCCACTTCTTCTTTTTGAAAATTTACCATGGCCTGGATTAACTTTTAAAGATTATAAATTGACAAAGTATTTTTTTCAAAAGATAAATTATAAAAACAAAGGATTTCTTATGGATTTATCTCATATGATTTGCACTGATAAAACAATAAAAAATTTTAATGAAGCAGATGAATATATTTTGGAAAAAATTAAAGAGTTAAAAGAATTAAAAAATTATATATATGCCTTACATATAAATGGTCCAGAATTTAATGAGTATTTGTTGAAAGATTTTTCTGAATATATAAAAAAATGGGAAAATGGAAATAGAATGGAGAAATTTAAAATAGAGTGGGAGCATATGAAAAAATTAGATTCTCATAGTATATATAGAGGAGATTTGAAAAGGATTTTTAAAGAATTACCAAATTTAAAACATATTAATTTAGAGCTGAGTTTTTCTTCAAGAAAGCATTTAAATTACATGATTCTAGAACAGTTAAAATATATAAAATAA
- a CDS encoding ABC transporter substrate-binding protein, translating to MLKKIFLLNVFLVAITYSKVYIDGVGREISVPEKIERVISTVPSNTEIIIDMGLVDMLVGVDIYSEKLSDKLSGKGILNTDRLNEEKIIELMPDLVITSKHSLSKGKESLKVFDEIGIPVYVIENPKTLKAVENSIDEIGKLLNKKYESEKLKKDYIEKLKNITLDNNFKKKRVYFEILNNPIYTTGNKTFLNDVLEKAGGENIFSDEEGWISPTLEKIIEKNPQIIFVGEDRKEVVNDIKTRKEWKDIDAVKNQKIYFVDEGINRPSTRVLKSLEQIKEVLSND from the coding sequence ATGTTAAAAAAAATATTTTTATTAAATGTATTTTTAGTTGCAATAACATATTCAAAAGTATATATAGATGGAGTAGGTAGAGAGATAAGTGTACCTGAAAAAATTGAAAGGGTTATTTCTACCGTGCCTTCAAATACTGAAATAATAATAGATATGGGATTAGTAGATATGTTGGTTGGGGTAGATATTTATTCAGAAAAGTTATCAGATAAATTATCTGGAAAAGGAATTTTAAATACGGATAGATTAAATGAAGAAAAAATAATTGAATTAATGCCTGATTTGGTTATAACTTCAAAACACAGTTTATCAAAAGGAAAAGAAAGTTTAAAAGTTTTTGATGAAATAGGAATACCAGTTTATGTAATTGAAAATCCGAAAACTTTAAAAGCAGTGGAAAATTCTATAGATGAAATAGGAAAACTATTAAATAAAAAATATGAAAGTGAAAAGTTAAAAAAAGATTATATTGAAAAATTAAAAAATATAACTTTAGATAATAATTTTAAGAAAAAGAGAGTATATTTTGAAATTTTAAATAATCCTATTTATACAACAGGAAATAAAACTTTTTTAAACGATGTTTTAGAAAAGGCTGGTGGTGAAAATATATTTAGTGATGAAGAGGGATGGATATCACCAACTTTAGAAAAGATAATTGAAAAAAATCCACAGATTATATTCGTTGGAGAAGATAGAAAAGAAGTTGTAAATGATATAAAAACAAGAAAAGAGTGGAAAGATATAGATGCAGTAAAAAATCAAAAGATATACTTTGTAGATGAAGGAATAAATAGACCATCTACAAGAGTTTTAAAATCTTTAGAGCAAATAAAGGAAGTGCTTTCAAATGATTAG